TCCCGCCCTACCCCTTTAAAATAAGCGACGATGAAGGCACGCTAACCCTGTTTGACGAGATCCGCAAAAAAACCATCATCATTACCCCCGAAGAGTGGGTACGCCAGCATTTTGTACAATACCTCATCAGGCAAAAAAATTACCCCCGCTCGCTTATTAAACTGGAAGGCGGCCTTAAGCTCAACACCCTGCAAAAACGCACCGATATTGTAGTTTTTAACCCGGACGGCCAGCGGATACTGATGGTAGAATGCAAAGCTCCCTCGGTTACCATTG
The sequence above is a segment of the Mucilaginibacter celer genome. Coding sequences within it:
- a CDS encoding type I restriction enzyme HsdR N-terminal domain-containing protein, with translation MLQPLNLPPYPFKISDDEGTLTLFDEIRKKTIIITPEEWVRQHFVQYLIRQKNYPRSLIKLEGGLKLNTLQKRTDIVVFNPDGQRILMVECKAPSVTIDQKTFDQIARYNMVHKVSLLAVSNGLQHYYCAIDHENCTYRFIEELPGYVKGV